Proteins from a genomic interval of Methanobacteriaceae archaeon:
- a CDS encoding MBL fold metallo-hydrolase, translated as MEKINDVAFIEGKGYDSNIYVAGDIIFDTGTGENKKYVFSEILKAGINPADISTIVNTHCHFDHVGGNSLFSGDIMIHEEDAEALESGDSMATAAYMFGKSTEPTKIAKKLQEGDKVADFEVIHTPGHTRGGICLFDGEILISGDTVFANGGIGRMDIGGSYEDMINSLEKLQKISVEYLLPGHGPWTNNAQQHIDMSYKMAKRF; from the coding sequence ATGGAAAAAATAAATGATGTGGCTTTTATTGAAGGTAAAGGATATGATTCAAATATTTATGTCGCTGGAGACATTATTTTTGACACGGGAACTGGTGAAAACAAGAAATACGTTTTTTCTGAGATTTTAAAGGCAGGAATTAACCCCGCAGATATTTCAACCATTGTAAATACACACTGTCACTTTGACCATGTAGGTGGAAATTCTCTCTTCTCAGGGGATATTATGATCCATGAAGAAGATGCAGAAGCACTGGAATCTGGAGATAGTATGGCTACAGCAGCTTATATGTTTGGAAAATCAACCGAACCTACAAAAATAGCCAAAAAACTCCAAGAAGGAGATAAAGTAGCTGATTTTGAAGTAATTCATACTCCGGGCCATACTCGAGGAGGAATATGCCTATTCGATGGTGAGATTTTAATATCTGGAGACACAGTTTTTGCCAATGGCGGAATTGGGAGAATGGATATTGGTGGAAGCTATGAGGATATGATAAATTCTCTGGAAAAGCTTCAAAAGATAAGTGTGGAATATTTACTTCCGGGCCATGGTCCCTGGACTAATAATGCCCAACAACACATAGATATGTCATATAAAATGGCTAAACGCTTTTAA
- the gatB gene encoding Asp-tRNA(Asn)/Glu-tRNA(Gln) amidotransferase subunit GatB → MKCGLEIHVQLETDSKLFCDCHTNYQDAPANTNICHVCLNQPGAKPFPTNENALEGALKIALMLDCKIADDVTYFMRKHYNYPDLPSGYQRTSVPIGYEGDLNGVRIREVHMEEDPGQYKPDLGIVDFNRSGIPLIEIVTEPDMKSPEEARAFLRELIRVLEYSGNARGEGTMRADVNISLEGGKRVEIKNINSIKGAYKALKFEMVRQKNLITRGVEITQETRAFLEAQMITVSMRLKEGAEDYRFIPDPDLPPMQAKEEQVEVIREKMPEPPHIKVKRFMAQYNITEEPAKVLTSELELADAFEEVVKNVDPQFAALWMRDELKRVLYYNKISFAESGITPQQVIELLKMVQKKEVTTKAGQRIIENMPNSSKSPKEIAEKMGLIGIVNEDEVIQAAQKAIDENPEAVADYHEGKSAALNFLVGQVMRFTRGKAEPGRTVELLKEML, encoded by the coding sequence ATGAAATGCGGACTTGAAATTCACGTTCAACTGGAAACTGATTCTAAACTCTTCTGTGATTGTCACACCAACTATCAGGATGCACCAGCAAATACCAATATTTGTCACGTTTGTTTAAACCAACCCGGTGCTAAACCATTCCCTACCAATGAAAATGCCCTAGAGGGTGCTCTTAAAATCGCCCTTATGCTGGATTGTAAGATTGCAGATGATGTTACTTACTTCATGAGAAAACATTATAATTATCCAGATCTTCCGTCGGGATATCAACGTACTTCAGTTCCTATTGGATATGAAGGAGATTTAAATGGTGTTAGAATAAGAGAAGTGCATATGGAAGAAGATCCAGGTCAGTACAAACCAGATTTAGGAATTGTTGATTTTAATCGTTCTGGAATACCATTAATTGAAATTGTGACTGAACCGGACATGAAATCACCGGAAGAAGCTCGAGCTTTCTTAAGGGAACTTATAAGGGTGCTGGAATACAGTGGTAATGCTCGTGGAGAAGGTACCATGCGAGCCGATGTAAATATTTCCCTAGAAGGTGGTAAAAGAGTAGAAATAAAGAATATAAACTCTATTAAGGGAGCCTACAAAGCACTTAAATTTGAAATGGTTCGTCAGAAAAATCTTATAACGAGAGGAGTAGAAATTACCCAGGAAACAAGAGCATTTCTGGAAGCTCAAATGATAACTGTTTCTATGAGACTTAAAGAAGGAGCTGAAGATTACAGATTCATTCCTGACCCAGATTTACCACCAATGCAGGCTAAAGAAGAACAAGTGGAAGTTATTAGGGAAAAAATGCCAGAACCACCACATATTAAAGTTAAAAGGTTCATGGCACAGTATAATATTACTGAAGAACCTGCCAAAGTTCTTACTTCAGAACTAGAACTGGCCGATGCTTTTGAAGAAGTAGTTAAAAATGTGGATCCACAGTTCGCCGCTCTTTGGATGAGGGACGAATTAAAAAGAGTTCTTTATTACAACAAAATAAGCTTTGCTGAAAGTGGAATAACTCCGCAACAAGTAATTGAACTGCTAAAAATGGTTCAAAAGAAAGAAGTGACTACTAAGGCAGGGCAGCGAATTATAGAGAATATGCCAAACAGTTCCAAATCTCCAAAAGAAATTGCTGAGAAAATGGGCTTAATAGGTATTGTAAATGAAGACGAAGTAATTCAAGCCGCTCAAAAAGCCATTGATGAAAATCCAGAAGCAGTTGCTGATTATCATGAAGGAAAATCTGCCGCTTTAAACTTCTTAGTAGGACAAGTAATGCGTTTTACTCGAGGAAAAGCAGAACCTGGCCGTACTGTAGAGCTTTTAAAAGAAATGTTATAA
- a CDS encoding radical SAM protein, with protein sequence MQVIKKLEEFKTLELMENANKITVQEHGLDITLERAIFLSWWCDKGDCAFCYMSTQKQNIKDPKTARRKVNAILAEAELCLRMGWNIEFLSGGYGSFSTSEIKSIAQQIYGITKKPVWLNIGITPDLEDYGEEIEGITGAVEMANPQKQKEVCPSKSIENISEMLNLAGDLGFKKAITIILGLGETPSDLKYLFDLINDLKIDRVIFYSLNPHEGTPFENKSQPASLYYAGVVAATRITFPKLEIICGTWVDNLANMGPLILAGANGLTKFPLFKMFGTRYGKRVEEEVHWAGKNLKGTFTDFDQLLNGPPAGELEPYIKRYIDMCLKNKSLNE encoded by the coding sequence ATGCAAGTTATAAAGAAATTAGAAGAGTTCAAAACTCTCGAACTAATGGAAAATGCCAATAAAATAACAGTTCAAGAACATGGTTTAGATATAACCTTAGAAAGAGCTATTTTCCTTTCCTGGTGGTGTGATAAAGGAGATTGTGCCTTCTGCTATATGAGCACTCAAAAACAAAATATTAAAGATCCTAAAACTGCCAGGCGAAAAGTTAATGCCATATTAGCTGAAGCAGAACTTTGCCTGCGCATGGGATGGAATATAGAATTTCTATCAGGAGGATACGGTTCATTTAGTACTTCAGAAATTAAATCTATTGCCCAGCAGATTTATGGCATAACCAAAAAACCAGTTTGGTTGAATATAGGAATTACACCAGATTTAGAAGATTATGGGGAAGAAATCGAAGGAATTACTGGTGCTGTGGAAATGGCCAATCCCCAAAAGCAAAAAGAAGTCTGTCCCAGCAAAAGTATAGAAAATATTAGTGAGATGCTGAATCTAGCCGGAGATTTAGGATTTAAAAAAGCCATAACCATTATTTTAGGCCTGGGCGAGACACCTTCCGATTTAAAATATCTTTTTGATCTTATTAATGATCTTAAAATTGATCGAGTCATATTTTACTCATTAAACCCCCATGAAGGAACCCCTTTTGAAAATAAATCCCAACCGGCATCACTATATTACGCAGGAGTAGTAGCTGCCACCAGAATAACATTCCCTAAACTTGAAATAATCTGTGGAACCTGGGTGGATAACCTGGCCAATATGGGGCCTTTGATTCTTGCAGGGGCTAATGGATTAACAAAATTTCCTCTTTTTAAAATGTTTGGAACCCGCTACGGGAAAAGAGTAGAAGAAGAAGTTCATTGGGCCGGTAAAAATCTTAAAGGAACATTTACTGACTTTGATCAGCTTTTAAATGGACCTCCCGCTGGTGAATTGGAACCCTATATAAAAAGATACATTGATATGTGTTTAAAAAACAAATCTTTAAATGAATAA
- a CDS encoding zinc-ribbon domain-containing protein — protein MAYCSNCGEKNKNGNKFCSNCGEPLNSARSEPSKPIKSRLKSQESYSKSQPYTERPSKMENRYETPKVTFEWNIVIVGALILVIVAGILGRILPILAIVIAAAIAIIYALSATRKMATIVVIIPLIMVLAASIFALFSL, from the coding sequence ATGGCATATTGCTCTAATTGTGGCGAAAAAAATAAAAATGGCAACAAATTTTGTTCAAACTGTGGCGAACCTTTAAATTCGGCCCGTTCAGAACCATCTAAACCCATTAAATCTCGCTTGAAATCTCAAGAGTCTTACTCAAAAAGTCAACCATATACTGAACGACCTTCTAAAATGGAAAATCGTTATGAGACTCCAAAAGTTACATTTGAATGGAATATTGTCATTGTGGGTGCCTTAATTTTGGTAATTGTGGCCGGGATTTTAGGCAGGATTTTACCTATTTTAGCCATTGTTATTGCGGCAGCTATTGCAATTATTTATGCATTATCTGCTACTCGTAAAATGGCTACTATTGTTGTGATAATACCTTTAATAATGGTCCTGGCTGCTTCAATTTTTGCACTTTTTAGCTTGTAA
- the hjc gene encoding Holliday junction resolvase Hjc gives MVKKGSREERDLVRILWEEKFAAMRAPASGGATKKPLPDVLAGNGEKYLAIEVKTTTKDRIYIDSPKIEGLCEFSNIFGAIPYVGIKFKYKKWRFLSPDDLFQTKNGNYRLDLDLALEKGLEINELLGQDKQVKF, from the coding sequence ATGGTAAAAAAAGGATCGAGAGAAGAAAGAGATTTAGTTAGAATTCTTTGGGAAGAGAAATTTGCAGCTATGCGAGCACCGGCCTCTGGTGGAGCAACAAAAAAACCATTACCTGATGTTTTAGCAGGGAATGGTGAAAAATACCTGGCCATTGAGGTGAAAACAACCACTAAAGACAGAATTTATATTGATTCTCCTAAAATAGAAGGCCTTTGCGAGTTTTCTAACATTTTTGGGGCCATACCTTATGTGGGAATTAAATTCAAGTATAAAAAATGGCGTTTTTTGTCTCCTGATGATTTATTCCAAACTAAAAATGGGAACTACCGTTTAGATTTGGACCTGGCATTAGAAAAAGGTTTGGAGATTAATGAACTTTTAGGCCAAGATAAACAAGTTAAATTTTAA
- a CDS encoding metal-dependent hydrolase has product MDLFTHFLIPFIILFFIGSKWPIEGSLGGTSADFDFILIFIGFLLPEFFILTHRGITHSFIFGFMTAAIFLYLVTRQPIQEFVRKLIKRDINLIFNWKTVLLAYFGVLTHLFLDFLTTGGIPLFYPFSMERFSAHLYYYTDALTTIAALAVLIVLYLKISWKYKKIAMVLFVIMLVSFGGLRCYEKINATHALEENLEGNFTQTATYPTSNMFVWQGVLINPENQEYQLYTYNGLTGKKTFQRNYSGLVIENGTYSSGINAIKKTNSTVAAQRFIWYSYYTPIDAKFENNQWKITYSDFLGGHYTPSNLTIYVDG; this is encoded by the coding sequence ATGGATCTTTTCACACATTTTCTAATTCCTTTCATTATTTTATTCTTTATAGGATCTAAATGGCCTATAGAAGGAAGTTTGGGTGGTACATCAGCAGATTTTGATTTTATTTTAATTTTTATAGGATTTTTGCTCCCCGAATTCTTCATTTTGACCCATAGAGGAATTACCCATTCATTTATTTTTGGATTTATGACAGCAGCAATATTCCTATACCTAGTAACCAGGCAACCAATCCAGGAATTTGTCAGAAAACTAATTAAAAGAGACATTAATCTAATATTCAATTGGAAAACCGTTTTATTAGCTTATTTTGGAGTATTAACCCATCTATTTTTGGATTTCTTGACTACTGGAGGTATTCCCCTCTTTTATCCATTCTCCATGGAACGTTTCAGTGCCCATCTCTATTATTACACCGATGCCCTGACCACCATAGCTGCTCTAGCAGTTTTGATTGTGTTATACCTTAAAATAAGCTGGAAGTACAAAAAAATAGCCATGGTCCTATTTGTAATTATGCTGGTTTCGTTTGGAGGCCTAAGATGCTATGAAAAGATAAATGCTACTCATGCTCTGGAAGAAAATTTAGAAGGAAATTTCACTCAAACAGCCACTTATCCTACTTCAAACATGTTTGTATGGCAAGGGGTTCTTATCAATCCTGAAAACCAAGAATATCAGCTTTACACATATAATGGACTTACAGGGAAAAAAACATTCCAGAGAAATTATAGTGGCCTTGTGATTGAAAATGGAACGTATTCCTCAGGAATTAACGCCATTAAAAAGACCAATTCTACGGTTGCAGCACAACGATTCATCTGGTATTCATATTATACTCCTATAGATGCTAAATTTGAGAATAATCAGTGGAAAATAACTTATTCCGACTTTTTGGGTGGTCATTATACTCCAAGCAACTTAACCATTTATGTTGATGGCTAA